In a genomic window of Flavobacterium sp. KACC 22761:
- the lptC gene encoding LPS export ABC transporter periplasmic protein LptC translates to MNLPKRYTIAVVTVFAVTLFFGCESNFKEVQRSNFAEFVPGSDADTVNIKYTDSGRITGVLISPKMLDYSNLEFPFTDFPKGIDVTLYDKKQKRTFIKSNYAISYKETGIIDLQGNVKITSETGQMLETEQLYFDQKNEWFYTERKFKLTDAKGVSTGQGIDFSKDFKMINSQRISGEIESNE, encoded by the coding sequence ATGAATTTACCAAAAAGATATACTATAGCCGTTGTCACAGTTTTTGCTGTGACACTGTTTTTTGGATGCGAAAGTAATTTTAAGGAAGTGCAAAGAAGTAACTTTGCAGAATTTGTTCCAGGAAGCGATGCTGACACGGTAAATATAAAATATACTGATTCTGGACGTATAACAGGTGTTTTGATTAGTCCGAAAATGCTGGATTATTCGAATCTTGAATTTCCTTTTACAGATTTCCCAAAAGGAATTGATGTTACTTTATATGACAAAAAGCAAAAACGTACCTTTATTAAATCGAATTACGCAATTTCATATAAGGAAACCGGAATTATTGATTTGCAAGGAAATGTAAAAATTACGTCAGAAACTGGACAAATGTTAGAGACTGAACAGCTGTATTTCGATCAGAAAAACGAATGGTTTTATACAGAACGAAAATTTAAGCTTACAGATGCTAAAGGAGTATCAACAGGTCAGGGAATAGATTTTAGTAAAGATTTTAAAATGATCAATTCACAGCGTATAAGTGGTGAAATTGAATCAAACGAATAA
- a CDS encoding hemolysin family protein, translating into MEISIIILCLILSAFFSGMEIAFISSNKIYLEIEKKQDNFLSKILTRLTQNPSKFIAAMLIGNNVALVIYGFYMGDLILECMVSLGFQFSDLTSLLIQTALSTFIVLITAEFLPKVFFQIYANSLVKFFALPAYLFYKLFYYISTFFIWISDFVLKKFFKTEGDQVQLYFSKVELGNYITEQMNAVEDDEEVDSEIQIFQNALEFSGVKARDIMTPRTEIVDIDLFDSVSDLKALFIETGYSKIIVSQNTLDDIVGYVHSFDLFKKPSTIKSVLMTVEFVPETILIKDALNLLIKKRKNVAVVLDEYGGTSGIITIEDIVEELFGEIEDEHDLDEELIEQELGDGKYLFSARLDVEYLNETYKLEIPEEDSYGTLGGFIVNSTKKIPQKGDEIVIDNYHFVIEEATNKKIELVKMSLKD; encoded by the coding sequence ATGGAGATTAGTATTATAATATTGTGTTTAATACTATCTGCTTTTTTTTCAGGAATGGAAATCGCGTTTATTTCCTCCAATAAAATTTATCTTGAAATTGAGAAAAAACAAGATAATTTTTTATCAAAAATCCTAACAAGGCTTACTCAAAATCCATCAAAATTTATTGCCGCAATGCTTATTGGCAATAATGTAGCATTAGTTATTTATGGCTTTTACATGGGGGATTTAATTCTTGAATGTATGGTGAGTTTGGGATTTCAATTTTCTGATTTGACAAGTTTGTTGATTCAAACTGCACTTTCGACTTTCATTGTTTTGATAACGGCAGAATTTCTTCCGAAAGTGTTCTTTCAAATTTATGCCAATTCATTAGTCAAGTTTTTTGCTCTTCCAGCGTATCTTTTTTACAAGCTGTTTTATTATATCTCAACTTTTTTCATTTGGATTTCCGATTTTGTCCTAAAGAAATTTTTTAAGACCGAAGGCGATCAGGTGCAATTGTACTTTAGTAAAGTCGAATTGGGTAACTATATAACAGAGCAAATGAATGCAGTCGAAGATGATGAAGAAGTAGATTCCGAAATTCAGATTTTTCAAAATGCCTTAGAATTTTCTGGCGTAAAAGCGCGCGATATCATGACGCCTCGCACAGAAATTGTCGATATTGATTTGTTTGACAGCGTTTCAGATCTAAAAGCGCTTTTTATAGAAACAGGCTATTCAAAAATAATAGTCAGTCAAAATACACTTGACGATATTGTAGGTTATGTGCATTCTTTCGATTTGTTCAAAAAACCTTCCACAATCAAATCAGTCTTAATGACAGTTGAATTTGTTCCGGAAACTATTTTGATAAAAGACGCTTTGAATCTTCTGATAAAAAAAAGAAAAAATGTTGCCGTTGTTCTTGATGAATATGGAGGAACATCTGGAATTATTACAATCGAAGATATTGTCGAAGAGCTTTTTGGCGAAATTGAAGATGAGCACGATCTTGATGAAGAGCTGATTGAACAGGAATTAGGAGACGGAAAATATTTGTTTTCTGCACGATTGGACGTTGAATACTTAAATGAAACCTATAAGTTAGAAATTCCAGAAGAAGATTCATATGGAACTCTCGGAGGTTTTATAGTCAACTCTACTAAGAAAATTCCACAAAAAGGAGACGAAATTGTAATCGATAACTATCATTTTGTGATTGAAGAGGCGACAAATAAGAAAATTGAATTGGTGAAAATGTCCCTAAAAGACTGA
- a CDS encoding peptidylprolyl isomerase: MAVLAKIRQRSALLIGVIALALFAFIIQDLIGKGTFSQSSKDVGSIDGKDISFEDFRVKVSNVEKSGQGITSTEAANRVWDQEVSIALLSAQFEKLGLRVGEKHLIEVLKADPNIGKNPMFLNAAGIFDVVKFKEYFKTNPEAAQYISQKEKEAELNAKFQIYNTLIKSGLYTTASEGKLKYEMEANKVNFSYAAALYSSIKDSEVKISDDEIVEYMKKNEKKFKADETREIQYVLVEDKASKEDEAEIKAKITKLLSGSVVYNGKTGKNDTLPGFKNATNIAEFVNSNSDVPYDSTYVPKNALPAVDADKLFSLPAGAIYGPYVYGRYYAISKSLGFKAGVNAKASHILIGYEGSQTPNQKEKRTKEEAKAKAEEILAQVQANPDSFMMLAFTSSDDSSAQQGGDLGYFGQGQMVKPFNDFVFSNGIGKVGLVETPFGFHIIKITDKQDGIRLATIAQKIEPSEATSDKVFTLATKFEMEAADKDFAATAKELGLKVAAPVTAKAMDEAFGPLGNQRNIIRWAFDKETSIGDVKRFELANIGHVIAQYKSENKSGLVSVTMARPYVESILKNKKKAEILKAKLTGSTIEAVAKSAGVAVQQATNVTMENPVLPGGVGQEPKVVGNAFALAANKISAPIEGNTGVYVVKNVSTVKAPAIANHAEYVAKLKAQSASDAGRVLPALKSNAKIEDNRLQFNY, translated from the coding sequence ATGGCAGTTTTAGCAAAAATTAGACAGCGTTCCGCTTTATTGATAGGAGTTATTGCACTTGCATTATTTGCATTTATAATACAAGATCTAATCGGTAAAGGAACATTTAGTCAAAGTTCAAAAGATGTGGGAAGCATCGACGGAAAAGATATTTCATTTGAAGACTTTAGAGTTAAAGTTAGCAATGTTGAAAAAAGTGGTCAAGGAATTACTTCCACTGAAGCTGCAAACAGAGTTTGGGATCAAGAGGTTTCAATCGCATTATTATCTGCTCAATTTGAAAAATTAGGATTAAGAGTAGGTGAAAAACATTTGATTGAAGTTTTAAAAGCTGATCCAAATATTGGTAAAAACCCAATGTTTTTGAACGCAGCAGGAATTTTTGATGTAGTAAAATTCAAAGAATACTTCAAAACTAATCCTGAAGCAGCACAATATATTTCTCAAAAAGAGAAAGAAGCTGAGTTGAATGCAAAATTCCAAATCTACAATACATTAATCAAATCTGGACTTTACACAACTGCTAGTGAAGGAAAGTTGAAATATGAAATGGAAGCAAACAAAGTAAACTTTAGTTATGCTGCGGCTTTATATTCTTCTATTAAAGATAGCGAAGTGAAAATCTCTGATGATGAGATCGTAGAATATATGAAGAAAAACGAGAAAAAATTCAAAGCTGATGAAACTCGTGAAATTCAATATGTTTTAGTTGAAGACAAAGCTTCAAAAGAAGACGAGGCTGAAATTAAAGCTAAAATCACAAAATTGTTAAGCGGAAGTGTTGTTTACAATGGTAAAACTGGTAAAAACGATACTTTGCCAGGATTTAAAAATGCTACAAACATTGCTGAGTTTGTAAACTCAAATTCTGATGTTCCTTACGATTCTACTTATGTTCCTAAAAATGCTTTGCCAGCTGTTGATGCTGACAAATTATTCAGCTTGCCAGCTGGAGCAATCTACGGACCATACGTTTATGGAAGATATTATGCTATCTCTAAATCTTTAGGATTTAAAGCTGGTGTTAACGCAAAAGCTAGCCATATCTTGATTGGTTACGAAGGATCTCAAACACCTAACCAAAAAGAAAAAAGAACTAAAGAAGAAGCAAAAGCTAAAGCTGAAGAAATTTTAGCTCAAGTTCAAGCTAATCCAGATAGTTTCATGATGCTTGCTTTTACAAGCTCTGATGATTCATCTGCGCAACAAGGTGGTGATTTAGGATATTTTGGTCAAGGCCAAATGGTAAAACCATTCAATGATTTTGTATTCAGCAACGGAATTGGTAAAGTTGGATTAGTTGAAACTCCTTTCGGTTTCCATATTATTAAAATTACAGACAAACAAGACGGTATTCGTTTAGCTACAATCGCTCAAAAAATTGAGCCTTCTGAAGCTACTTCTGATAAAGTATTTACATTGGCAACTAAATTTGAAATGGAGGCTGCTGATAAAGATTTTGCTGCTACAGCAAAAGAATTAGGCTTAAAAGTTGCTGCTCCAGTAACTGCTAAAGCTATGGATGAAGCGTTTGGACCTCTAGGAAACCAACGTAACATCATCAGATGGGCATTTGATAAAGAAACTAGTATTGGTGATGTTAAGCGTTTTGAATTAGCTAACATTGGGCACGTAATTGCTCAATACAAAAGCGAAAACAAATCAGGTTTAGTATCTGTAACTATGGCTAGACCTTATGTTGAGTCTATCTTGAAAAATAAGAAAAAAGCAGAAATCTTAAAAGCTAAATTAACAGGTTCAACAATCGAAGCTGTAGCTAAGAGCGCTGGTGTAGCAGTTCAACAAGCGACTAACGTTACTATGGAAAACCCTGTTTTACCTGGTGGAGTTGGACAAGAGCCTAAAGTTGTTGGAAATGCATTTGCATTAGCAGCAAACAAAATTTCTGCGCCAATTGAAGGAAACACTGGAGTTTATGTAGTGAAAAACGTAAGCACAGTTAAAGCTCCTGCAATTGCAAACCATGCAGAATATGTAGCTAAATTAAAAGCTCAAAGTGCTTCTGATGCAGGTAGAGTTTTACCAGCTTTGAAAAGCAATGCTAAAATCGAAGATAACAGATTACAATTTAACTACTAG
- a CDS encoding S9 family peptidase, whose protein sequence is MNTSKFTAVLLFLTAVVFGQQKITVENIFGGTFRAKGMDQMQSLKNTNQYTVLNVDQASRSMQVDLYDFATLKKVSNLIDTKNFKELADGIDGYTFDASEKKMLIACNSNKIFRHSFTADYFIYDIAGKTLTKLVDSQIQEPTFSPDGTKIAYAKQNNLYIYDVASKKATAVTTDGKKNAVINGITDWVYEEEFAFVRAFDWSKDSKKIAYIRFDESQVPEFSMSMFHKDLYPTIETFKYPKAGEKNSDVSLHIFDVAGSTSKKVDLGNYNDFYIARMQWTNDNNVLSAQVLNRHQDNLDLLFVDGTTAAAKVVLNEKDKAYVDVTDNLTFLKDNSFIWTSEKDGFNHIYVYDKTGKLKNQVTKGNWEVVSYYGFDEKTKTIFYQSTENGSINRDIYRVGLDGKNKTRLTTKVGTSAATFSPNFQYFITTFSSNLVPTTYTLNESKTGKEIQVIENNQALVDKLKSYNLPAKEFFVLKTAKGNELNAWILKPKDFDPSKKYPVFMYQYSGPGSQQVNNDWNNSDDYWFLSLTQQGYIVACVDGRGTGYKGADFKKVTQKELGKYEVEDQIDAAKVIGSYPYVDASRIGIFGWSYGGFMASNCIFQGNDVFKLAIAVAPVTNWRFYDSVYTERYMQTPQENASGYDQNSPINHVDKLKGKFLLIHGSGDDNVHVQNSMQMMEALIQANKQFDSQIYPDKNHGIYGGKTRVQLYTKMTNFIKENL, encoded by the coding sequence ATGAATACAAGTAAATTTACTGCAGTACTTTTATTTTTAACTGCGGTTGTTTTTGGACAGCAGAAAATAACTGTCGAAAACATTTTTGGAGGTACGTTTCGGGCTAAAGGAATGGACCAAATGCAATCCTTAAAAAATACCAATCAATATACTGTTTTAAATGTCGATCAGGCAAGCAGAAGTATGCAAGTTGATTTGTATGATTTTGCAACTTTAAAAAAAGTCTCAAATTTAATTGACACAAAAAACTTCAAAGAACTTGCTGACGGAATTGATGGCTACACTTTTGATGCTTCTGAAAAAAAGATGCTAATCGCTTGTAATTCAAACAAGATTTTCCGTCACTCTTTCACTGCCGATTATTTCATTTATGATATCGCTGGAAAAACTTTGACAAAATTGGTTGATTCTCAAATTCAAGAACCAACTTTCTCACCTGACGGAACAAAAATTGCTTACGCAAAACAAAACAACCTTTATATCTATGATGTCGCTTCAAAAAAAGCGACTGCAGTTACAACTGATGGTAAAAAGAATGCTGTTATAAATGGTATTACGGACTGGGTTTACGAAGAAGAATTTGCTTTTGTACGAGCATTTGACTGGAGCAAAGACAGCAAAAAAATAGCTTATATTCGTTTTGACGAAAGCCAAGTTCCAGAGTTTTCAATGTCAATGTTCCATAAAGATTTGTACCCAACAATTGAAACGTTCAAATATCCTAAGGCAGGAGAGAAAAATTCTGACGTTTCATTACACATTTTTGATGTAGCTGGATCGACTTCTAAAAAAGTTGACTTAGGAAATTACAATGATTTCTATATTGCAAGAATGCAATGGACAAATGACAATAATGTATTATCAGCTCAGGTTTTAAACCGCCACCAAGATAATTTAGATTTATTGTTTGTTGATGGAACTACAGCTGCTGCAAAAGTAGTTTTGAATGAAAAAGACAAAGCTTATGTTGATGTGACAGATAATTTGACTTTCTTGAAAGACAACAGCTTTATCTGGACAAGCGAAAAAGACGGATTTAATCATATTTATGTTTATGATAAAACCGGAAAGCTTAAAAATCAAGTTACTAAAGGAAACTGGGAAGTGGTTTCATACTACGGTTTCGACGAAAAAACAAAAACTATTTTCTATCAATCTACAGAAAATGGTTCTATCAACAGAGATATTTACAGAGTTGGTTTAGATGGAAAGAATAAAACTCGTTTAACTACAAAAGTTGGAACAAGTGCGGCGACTTTCAGTCCTAACTTCCAATATTTTATTACTACTTTCTCAAGTAATTTAGTGCCTACGACTTATACTCTAAATGAGTCAAAAACAGGAAAAGAAATTCAAGTTATAGAAAACAACCAAGCGCTTGTTGATAAGCTTAAAAGTTATAACTTGCCTGCAAAAGAATTCTTCGTTCTAAAAACGGCTAAAGGAAACGAATTAAACGCATGGATTTTAAAACCAAAAGATTTTGATCCTTCTAAAAAATATCCAGTTTTCATGTACCAATATTCTGGTCCTGGATCACAGCAGGTAAATAATGACTGGAATAATTCTGATGATTATTGGTTCTTATCGCTTACACAGCAAGGTTATATTGTAGCTTGTGTTGACGGAAGAGGAACTGGCTACAAAGGAGCTGATTTCAAAAAAGTGACTCAAAAAGAATTAGGAAAATACGAAGTCGAAGATCAAATCGATGCGGCTAAAGTAATTGGTTCTTATCCTTATGTTGATGCTTCTAGAATTGGAATTTTCGGATGGAGTTATGGTGGATTTATGGCTTCGAACTGTATTTTCCAGGGAAATGATGTTTTCAAACTGGCAATCGCTGTTGCTCCTGTAACAAACTGGAGATTTTATGACAGTGTTTACACAGAAAGATACATGCAGACGCCACAGGAAAATGCAAGCGGATACGATCAAAACTCACCAATTAATCATGTTGATAAATTAAAAGGTAAATTTTTATTGATTCACGGTTCAGGCGATGACAATGTTCATGTTCAGAACTCGATGCAAATGATGGAAGCTTTAATTCAAGCAAACAAACAATTTGATTCTCAAATTTATCCAGATAAAAATCACGGTATTTATGGTGGAAAAACAAGAGTGCAGCTGTACACTAAAATGACTAACTTTATCAAAGAAAATTTATAA
- a CDS encoding hydroxymethylglutaryl-CoA reductase, degradative, whose amino-acid sequence MNNAVSGFSKLSKKEKINWIANEYFSTPEEALNIIRNYWNSDEKLQQLHDEFIENTITNLYIPLGVAPNFLINGKYKTIPMAIEESSVVAAASKAAKFWSTRGGFKTTIINTEKIGQVHFTFKGNAEKLHTFFDEIKPKFFSETQNITKNMQQRGGGILDIHLKDKRNLLENYFQLHATFETKDSMGANFINSCLEQFASTLKEEFQNSDLFSEEDNLQVIMSILSNYVPHCLVRAEVSCPIEDLSEKHITNPQEFAERFVQAVQIAEVEPFRAVTHNKGIMNGVDAVVLATGNDFRAIEAGVHAYASRNGQYSSLSHAKIENGIFSFWMEIPLALGTVGGLTSLHPMVKLCLEILEKPSATELMEITAVAGLAQNFAALRSLTTTGIQEGHMKMHLNNIINQFEATHEERQLIKAHFKKTAVSHSAVVEFIENLRK is encoded by the coding sequence ATGAACAACGCTGTTTCCGGATTTTCTAAATTATCCAAAAAAGAAAAAATTAATTGGATCGCCAACGAATATTTTTCTACACCCGAAGAGGCGCTAAATATTATAAGAAATTACTGGAATTCAGACGAGAAGCTTCAACAACTTCATGATGAATTTATCGAAAACACAATCACCAATTTATATATTCCGCTTGGAGTTGCGCCTAATTTTCTGATAAACGGGAAATACAAAACCATTCCAATGGCAATTGAAGAAAGTTCAGTTGTTGCTGCAGCCTCAAAAGCCGCTAAATTTTGGTCGACACGTGGCGGTTTCAAAACCACGATAATCAATACTGAAAAAATTGGTCAAGTTCATTTTACCTTCAAAGGAAATGCCGAAAAACTTCACACTTTCTTTGACGAAATAAAGCCTAAATTTTTCTCTGAAACACAAAACATCACCAAAAACATGCAACAGCGTGGCGGTGGAATTTTGGACATACATTTAAAAGACAAAAGAAATTTACTTGAAAACTACTTTCAGCTTCATGCTACTTTTGAAACCAAAGACAGCATGGGAGCCAACTTCATCAATTCATGCTTAGAACAATTTGCTTCTACATTAAAAGAGGAATTTCAAAATTCGGATTTGTTTTCTGAAGAAGACAATCTGCAAGTAATTATGAGCATTTTATCGAATTATGTGCCACATTGTCTTGTAAGAGCCGAAGTTTCATGTCCGATTGAAGATTTATCAGAAAAACATATTACAAATCCGCAGGAATTTGCCGAGCGTTTTGTTCAAGCGGTCCAAATTGCCGAAGTAGAGCCTTTTAGAGCCGTTACGCACAACAAAGGAATTATGAATGGTGTTGATGCCGTTGTTTTAGCAACTGGAAACGACTTTAGAGCGATTGAAGCCGGAGTTCACGCGTACGCCTCAAGAAACGGTCAATATTCAAGTTTGTCACATGCAAAAATCGAAAACGGAATTTTTTCTTTTTGGATGGAAATTCCTCTAGCTTTAGGAACAGTAGGCGGATTGACTTCATTGCATCCGATGGTAAAATTATGTTTAGAAATTCTTGAAAAACCTTCAGCAACAGAGTTAATGGAAATTACTGCCGTTGCCGGATTGGCACAAAATTTTGCTGCATTGCGTTCTTTAACGACAACAGGAATTCAGGAAGGACACATGAAAATGCACCTTAACAATATCATCAACCAGTTTGAAGCAACTCATGAAGAGCGTCAATTAATCAAAGCTCACTTCAAAAAAACTGCCGTTTCTCATAGCGCTGTAGTTGAGTTTATCGAAAATTTAAGAAAATAA
- a CDS encoding GYDIA family GHMP kinase, which yields MSTTFYSNGKLFISGEYLVLDGADAFALPTKFGQNLIVENAKDKIIDWKSYDFDNTLWFENTITFDEIINNVASEIETVKTTLINILHKAYLLNPEFITNSEGYKITTNLTFPRNWGLGTSSTLINNIAQWTKINAFTLLRNSFGGSGYDIACAQNDTPILYKIENNAVEPVTFNPDFTKDIYFVYLNKKQNSKAAIHAYNKHKDQNLAKSVAENNKITQAILHAKTLKEFAHEIQRHENHLSNILEISTIKEKAFPDFNGTIKSLGAWGGDFVMVISKENPKDYFISKGYPTLLTYEEMIL from the coding sequence ATGTCAACAACCTTTTACAGTAACGGAAAATTATTCATTTCTGGAGAATATTTAGTTTTAGACGGCGCAGATGCTTTTGCTTTGCCTACTAAATTTGGACAGAATTTGATTGTTGAAAATGCAAAAGATAAAATCATCGATTGGAAAAGCTATGATTTTGACAATACGCTTTGGTTTGAAAACACCATTACTTTCGACGAAATTATCAACAATGTAGCTTCAGAAATCGAAACTGTAAAAACCACATTGATCAATATTCTTCATAAGGCTTATTTATTGAATCCAGAATTCATTACTAATTCAGAAGGATATAAAATCACAACAAACCTTACTTTTCCTAGAAATTGGGGCTTGGGAACGTCATCAACTTTGATCAATAATATTGCGCAATGGACAAAAATCAATGCTTTTACTTTGTTGCGAAACAGTTTTGGCGGAAGCGGTTATGACATTGCTTGTGCACAAAACGACACACCTATTTTATATAAAATTGAAAACAATGCTGTTGAACCAGTAACTTTCAATCCTGATTTCACAAAAGACATCTACTTTGTCTATCTAAATAAAAAGCAAAACAGTAAAGCTGCGATTCATGCTTACAACAAACATAAGGATCAAAATTTAGCCAAAAGCGTTGCAGAAAACAATAAAATCACCCAAGCAATCCTTCATGCCAAAACCTTAAAAGAATTCGCACATGAAATTCAAAGACATGAAAATCATTTGAGCAATATTCTTGAAATCAGCACTATTAAAGAAAAGGCTTTTCCTGATTTTAATGGCACAATTAAAAGTCTTGGTGCTTGGGGAGGTGACTTTGTAATGGTTATTTCTAAAGAAAATCCAAAAGATTATTTTATTTCAAAAGGATATCCAACCCTTCTTACTTATGAAGAAATGATTTTATAA
- a CDS encoding peptide MFS transporter has translation MGETQVKTAHPKGLWVLFGTEMWERFNFYGMRALLTLFLVNSLLMKEEEASLIYGGFLGLCYLTPMLGGFIADRFLGNRNCILLGGLLMATGQMLLFTSGSVFESNLGLAKTIMYCGLGVIVFGNGFFKPNISSMVGSLYPKQEKTKLDTAFTIFYMGINIGAFLGQSICPLLGDVKDAGGIRDIHAFRWGFMAASAAMLIGTILFYFLKNKYVVSPEGRPLGGLPSKNVAADFEEGEAQQANFSSKSLVFAGIAFVALGFFFHYVVGQNLIYTLIYSSGLALAGLIISDKSLTKVERDRIFVIYIVSFFIIFFWAAFEQAGSSLTFIADNQTDRHFFGWQMPPSMVQIFNGLFVVVMAVPFSILWDFLRARDKEPISPVKLAAGLVIISISFFMIATQVSYIGTTGLLLVKWLILLYFLNTCAELCLSPIGLSLVGKLSPKRFASLLYGVFFLSNASGYALGGTLGSILPATGDKFAKAKELGIDLHAVLNKTITPTAEQLALLDKHQISAENPIFAGFEIHNLYEFFMVFVVLTGIAAILLFALTPLLKKMMHGVR, from the coding sequence ATGGGAGAAACTCAAGTAAAAACTGCGCATCCAAAAGGGCTTTGGGTATTGTTTGGAACGGAGATGTGGGAGCGATTCAATTTTTATGGAATGCGAGCTTTATTGACTTTATTTCTTGTAAACTCATTATTAATGAAAGAAGAAGAAGCTTCATTGATTTATGGAGGTTTCCTTGGACTTTGTTATTTGACTCCAATGCTTGGAGGGTTTATTGCTGACCGTTTTTTAGGAAACAGAAATTGTATTCTTTTAGGCGGATTGTTGATGGCAACAGGACAAATGTTGTTGTTTACCAGCGGAAGCGTTTTTGAATCTAATTTAGGTTTAGCAAAAACGATTATGTATTGCGGACTAGGAGTTATTGTTTTTGGTAACGGATTCTTCAAGCCAAATATTTCTTCGATGGTGGGAAGTTTGTATCCAAAACAGGAAAAAACAAAATTAGATACTGCATTTACGATTTTTTACATGGGTATCAATATTGGTGCTTTTTTAGGGCAGTCAATTTGTCCATTATTGGGAGATGTAAAAGATGCAGGAGGAATTAGAGATATTCATGCTTTTAGATGGGGTTTTATGGCGGCATCTGCAGCAATGCTTATCGGAACAATTCTTTTTTACTTCTTGAAAAATAAATATGTAGTTTCTCCAGAAGGAAGACCGTTAGGTGGATTGCCATCTAAAAATGTGGCGGCAGATTTTGAAGAAGGAGAAGCGCAACAAGCAAATTTCTCTTCGAAATCTTTGGTTTTTGCAGGAATTGCATTCGTTGCTTTAGGATTCTTTTTTCACTACGTAGTAGGTCAGAATTTAATTTATACTTTGATTTATTCAAGTGGTTTGGCGTTGGCTGGATTGATTATTTCAGATAAGTCTTTAACTAAAGTAGAGCGTGATAGAATCTTTGTAATTTACATTGTTTCGTTCTTTATTATCTTTTTCTGGGCGGCTTTTGAGCAAGCAGGTTCTTCGTTGACTTTTATTGCAGATAATCAAACAGATCGTCATTTCTTTGGTTGGCAAATGCCGCCTTCAATGGTTCAGATCTTCAACGGACTTTTTGTTGTAGTAATGGCTGTACCATTCAGTATCCTTTGGGATTTCTTAAGAGCTAGAGACAAAGAGCCTATTTCGCCAGTGAAATTAGCGGCAGGATTGGTTATTATTTCGATAAGTTTCTTTATGATTGCTACTCAAGTTTCATATATTGGAACTACAGGGTTGCTATTAGTTAAATGGTTGATCTTGTTATATTTCTTAAATACTTGTGCAGAGTTATGTTTGTCGCCAATTGGATTGTCATTGGTAGGTAAATTATCTCCAAAACGTTTTGCGTCTTTATTATACGGAGTATTTTTCTTGTCTAATGCTTCAGGATATGCATTAGGAGGAACTCTTGGTTCAATTTTGCCTGCAACAGGTGATAAATTTGCAAAAGCTAAAGAACTAGGAATTGACCTTCATGCTGTTTTAAATAAAACAATTACACCAACTGCTGAGCAATTAGCTTTGTTGGACAAACACCAAATTAGTGCTGAAAACCCAATTTTTGCAGGATTTGAAATTCATAACTTATATGAATTCTTTATGGTGTTTGTAGTTTTGACAGGTATTGCGGCAATTTTATTATTTGCTTTGACTCCACTTTTAAAGAAAATGATGCACGGGGTTAGATAA